CGCCGACCAAGCGTGAATCCTCGGAGATTCCTCGCCGGCGTGTCGTCACTTCGGCTGTCAGACTGCGACAGATCGGCAGTTTCTCTTCTCGCCCAGACGGCGTTTGCGTCGAGCGCATCCGGCTATTTTGCTGCGCCCACGCCGTCCGCGCGCGCGGCTGCTGTCCGCGCTGCAGAGCGCGCTCGTGTGTGTGCACCGCGCTCCTGCCTCGGCGGAACGCGTTCGAGCGTTCTCCGCTGCCCAGGTTCGTCCGCGTCGGCTCAGTCAGTCTCGCGCGAGACCATTTCAAAGTCAAATTCCCCTTCCGGACTTGCATGGCCTTGTGTTCGCGCTCGTATGTGGAGCAGATGCgtcatgtgtaaaaaaaaaactgtcgcaACTCAACGCAAGCGCGATTtgacaataaaataaaatcaaaTCAACCTAACGTTGCTATCGGTAGCTTAGCAGTCAGTATATCTTACGCCCACATAAGTACACGTTTAATCTAACCTTAGTGGAACGATTTGTCGACTAAGCATCGAATAACCGAAGTGCCAACTCCAAAGATGTTACGCTGGGAAACACCCGAACAGTGTGGTTCTGAGGTACGAAGATCGGGAAAGTACAGCTCCAGggatagaaaaaaaatatataccttCCAACAGCTTGTCCGTGCGCCGCATTCAGTATTTCCAGAAAATAATGGTCACATCGCCAGATACATATACGTCTTGGTCGTTACGTGGCCAGTGAATGAGTTTGTTAGTCACAAGCCCAAAATTAAGTTTAATGAAGATATTGACGACTCCGTTACTCAAGTGGTGGGTGCGCGGTTGCCTATCTTTCGCATAAAGCCATGCGTAATTTTTTTACAGTATCGAGACGTGCATTTGTtcatctttctcgggtgaccgcgtttcactgtctaacaaatgttatcgcttagCGCAGGACGCGCATGCGTGTATAGCAAGCTTctcgaatgctatcgatggtttcCGCTGTCTTTTgtcaccgaaacttgtgtaatctgattgcatgtacgcacgacgcgaattgtgtaatACTTTCTGGAATACACGCGCGCACCAGCGAATACTctaaccttcgatgactcgtgtgtAAAAGCAGATGTCAAGTGGTAGTGATGGTCAAGAatacagtagcaaaactgtgaacgGCAAAACAGTATTTATTGGGCGAAGCTGCGCCCAGAAAAAACGGTTACTCTAAAAGCACAACGATGGCAGCGAGCaaagtcggcgattgtcgaaaatctgatccaCGTGTCAGGCGCGTAACCTTATATTctcgagtcatcgaaggttccagagtaatcgctggtgcccgcctgtcttccagaaagtactacacgcgattcgcgtcgcgcatacatgcaatcagattacacaaggttcggcgacaacagacagcggatagaaccattgataacattcgagatacgtccgatacatgcaggcgcgtcctgcgctgagcgatatagcatttgttaggcggtgaaacgctgTCGCCCTAataagataaacaagtacacgtgtcagtgtAGTGTTAACTTTTGCGGGGACAGTGTGTTCTATACCTGCCGTATGTCACCTCTAGCATGTATCTAGCATGTCACCTCTGAAATAGCTCTCGAATAGCTGTGAAATAGCTCTCTTGGGGAGGAGTCAAAGCGGTagcatgttttattttttcttctttgtttctttttccgcCGAGGTTTTGATACATCGTTCACGACGGAGTGTTACCGACAGGATGTTATAACGCGTCCAGGTTCATGGTGATGCGGTTCATGCACGATGCTGTTTTTGTTGACACGGCGACAGAGGATTTGCGGTATAGTAGAACCTGTCCTGCCTTTCGCGGGCACAGTCAAGCACGCGACATAGTATCGCGCAAAAATAGACCAATTGAACTTTCTACGCTTGCGTGACTGAAATTTTCCAATGAATATGAGAACGAATGGCTTTGAACAGGAAAAAAATCGAGACAAAAATACATCGTAAATAAATTTAGCCACACTTACAGAAGCGTGCAAGCGGCGCGTGAATATGAATGAGACAATATAAAGTAACATGTGCACAAGGATGGGGACTGCAGATATTTACGAGCAAATGGTTCTTGCAAGACGCTAAATATAAATATAGCTGGGCTTCTAAAATCGCTGGTAATATGTAACAAAATTAAGGAGTTTTAAAGCGTAAAGAATTGAGTTGTTGCGTTCTCAAAAGCGCTGATGTAAAACATATGTAATACGCaagaggaaaaataaaaattttttatGCGGACAATTGGAAACAGCAGGAAATGGCACCTTTTTAGGTTTCTTGTGGTGCTGTTTGTATTGGATAACCGTTAGAACGAAACACTATGTTCGTATTGTCACGTTGTCCTGACGCCGAAGAACCACGGCGTACCAAAAGTATCAAACTGGGAGTCAAgaatttaactctttattgggcgaacttgccccaaagaaagaagaaaaaaagaagacaattgAGTGACACTCAACGCACAAAGATAGCGGCGAGCGTATTCGTCGGtcgtcgtcgaaatctgatccgCGAGCCTCTAGCGCGTCGGCTATAGATTATACGTGACTTTCGTGTATTCCAGCGTAATCGCTCATGCTCGCGCGCGTTCCCAGAATTTATACAGTGCTCAGCGACTGATACGCGATatgctggaaccgcatggcggcCTGTGCTTATCGCGCAACCGCTCAGCAATCGCCGAGCGGTCGAACGCAGTCACAATGCATCGCAAGAGTCTCTCGCTTTCATGCGATACAAAAAAGTTCACCATCCCGCGTTTCAGTCGCTGAGCGCGGTAcgccaccattcgcgtcgcgcacgcgTTCTTATTTTAGAGAAGGTTCTTTCGCCATAAAATAGGCGACAGCATTCGAGACAGTTTCCGGTACATGTAGGCGGCCAAGCGATGACATCGTTACAGAGGTGAGCCGCGGTGAAAAAAATATGGTCACCGAGAAAAGATAAAACAATGCACGCGTATAAACATGCGCACTAATTTCGACACTATATAGAACCCTGTGGTTTGCGCACACGATACGAGAGGTTTCATTTTTTGAGCGTGACTGTCATGTCAATATCCTTTAGTAGAGATCACAATCATTCTGTGTCCGTGTCGGACTGTTGCCATAAGCAAAACAACGGATATATCGTACTCGTAGCATACGCTACATGAGGGAgcgtgaagaaacaaaaaaagaaaaaaagggggggggaggggtagtggAGTATTGAAGAAATCCATGCGAGATAGGAGATCGCCACATTGCCTAATTGCTGCTTTCGGAGCGCTTATCACAGAGGCGGATTACTGCTGCTCGGCGAGCTCTCGCCGGTTCTTTATCGCTTGCGTGCAGCGGCACGAGACTGATAAGCGCGAGCTCCGCAGTGTGAGTAGGCGGAAAGCCATGTTGCGACAGCTAGAGAAACATCCTTGCTTCGGTACAGCAATCGGTAACTCAACATGCTGCGTCTAATTCGAATACGGCGGGAGGGAGCCAAGTTTTCATGCCCGTGCTGTCGCTCTACTCTCGGGTGGAGACTGACGCTCTGTGCAAGTTCGAGCAGAACCGTGTACTCATTAGTTTTCTCGTGTTACAATAATTATCTGCTCTCCGAAGCCATTATCGTAATTCCTGCGAAAGGTTAACCTCTCATATCTCATAAGAAAGGTAATCTCGGAGCATTATGACATCTTTAGGGCGTCATAGAAAAaggttctatttttttttttctggacaagCTTTCCAACAGCTCCGTTCGCTGTGTACGTCACTGTGAAATTACGCACCTATACTTTCTAGTCGAGGCGGCCAAAGCTCGTAAATCGTCTCGATTTCGGCAAGTACAGCCCGTTGACGGCCTCAGTTAGGTAAACTCACTTTACCCACGAGCGAAATTGGATAATTTTATTTTCAGAAAGCTTTAAAAGAACGCACGGCAGGGACGGTTTTTTGGACGGCGTTTCTCCGCATCCCTGTTGCGCCAGTCGGCCCGCCCCCCGGTAACACGAGGGTGGCGCAATTACGGACCAGCGCCAAGACTAGCGCCGCGCTACTGGACTGCACTCTGGCCGGACCAGGATCGATAGCGAGAGCAGGGGCGCTGCTGGTCTCGGCGGCCAAGGCGTCAAAAGTGGCGGAGGCACGCGAGCGCACGTCGGAGATGGTGTCGTGGTCGCTGCATCCGAGACGAGCCACTCAGCAGACGGCCTACGCACAGAGCACGGAATAGTTAACGCGGTCGCAACTGAGCGGCTAAAATAAACTGCGCTTGCAGAGCCATTCATAGCAAGTGCTGCGCTAGGCAACGCCGCGCGCAACTCCAGTTCCGCTGGGCGCACGCGTCACCATCAGATCGAGCCTCCGCGCCTGGAACCGGCGGAGGAAGCATTTTCAGCAGCCTCGTCCCGGAAGGCCCCAGCTTGACCACTGCGTGCACAAGCTCCGGTCAAGAGGAGGCATCCCGAGCCGGCCAGCCGACCGACGGCAGGACAGAAGGTGCCTTCACTGCAGCGCACCGCCGCGTCCCGTGCAGCACAACTAGCAGCGCGGCGCGGGCGTTGTTCACAgttatcgttctttttttttcctcctcccgCGAGCAGCGCTGTGCGGCGCAGCCAAGACAGTCTGTTTCGCAGCATCTCACCTGGAACGGGACTTCTTTCACTCCGAGCAGCCTTCGGTCATCCGAAAATGGCACCGATGCTGTTTCCACAACGAGCTTCTCTGCTTTTTTTAACCGCGAAAACTAGGTCGTTTGTTAGGCAGAGCCGCCCGAGCGATATCCCGCCTCTCGGCGCGCCAGTGGCTGACGGTCGTGCGGCCAGCGCTTGCTGCCGTCGCCGCTGGATGGCAGCAGGTGTCACACGCCGGTGAAGCCCCTGGTGGCGGCTGCGCTTGCCGCCCACATATCGCGGGGTTCGCTCCAGTTCGCGCAGCCGTTAGTGCGAGCACCGCGCCGAGTTGCAGCCGACGTTGGGTTCCGGAAACGAAATAACAAGGAATCGAGAGACACGGaactctttctacttttgccggCGTCCGCGGTTTAGCTCGGTTTATGTTTCAAGCGTCAAAACGGCGCGCTATTTCGGCTTCCCCGCGCACGTGTCCTGTTGCTTTCCCTTGctcctccttcttcttcctcTCCCTTTTCGTCTCGCTCTCCAGCAGGACCCTTCTCCAGTGCTACTGCGTAAGCCCTGGAGAGAGCTCTAAAGTTTTGTAACGAAAAATAAATCTGGCGAGCATCCTCACGGATCCCAGATTGAGTAGCGCCTGGCAAAGGCGCCGCAATGTACGCTGACAGGCAATGGTGGGGCGTCTGACGTTCCCGTTTCGAGCGTCTAGTGTCATTactgctcatatatatatatatatatatatatatatatatgatatgcgtgtttgtgtgcgtgtaaAATACAGATTATTCAGCAGCTCGCTAAAGCATGTAGCATTTTCTTGCTTAAAGTGAGAGCTAATAACAAGCGCAGTATTTGTTCATCATCTAAACCTGCGTTGAAGCCTGGACATAGTTATTTACAACTGTTCCCTCCAATATGCTTCGGCGCTTCCCTCCAGTATTCACGTATGGGTTCGTGTTTATTATTAGCCCGTGCACGGTAGGACAGAAGCAGCTGTACCGTGCTACTTTCTCATTGTCATCTACTGCGTCAACCGAGCGCACCTGACACCTGCAGTCGCTGGCTCGCTCTGAGTGCCCACGGTGCTCAGCATGAAGTCGCCGGTTCGATTCCCGTTCGCGGCAGTTGCATTCCAGTGAAACTAGGAGCAGAAATGctcatgtacttaaatttacgtCCACGTCAGAGAACTCCTGGTGACCAAAATTAATCCTCGGTTACGGTGTCGCTCTTAGCCCATTGTGCAGCTTCCGGACGTTAAGCACGCATTATCCTGCGAGTCTTCTATTAGATCCCCGACCGACTGCGTTTCTATTCTCTTAGTGTCCATTGTGTTATGCCATCAGACCACCGTATGTCATGTCATCCCTACTACAGTCTCACCCACCATATCGACTGGTATCTTGCGCTTGAGCGGCGGCTTTCTGGTTAGCTTTATTTATGCATTTATTGTTTTCGCTTTTGTGTAGCATGTTTGAGTCTGTGGTACTTATGTGACATATTTGCTCCAGATTTTTTAGCTATTATTGGGTAGGAGGAGAGGGGTTAGCGCTGGTGTCTCAGCTGGGTTTTGTGATATCTGGCTTTTACGTggtctctttcttttcttgcgcaTGCAGTGATTAAATAAAAAATTTTGAACTTACGTTTGCTGTCTACCTTCCGATGCCCTCTTTCTATGTTTCACTTTCAAGCGTAATTGTTTCCATTTTCAGTTATTTTTGCAGTCTTTACTTCTTCAACAGGTCGTGTGTGAGTCTCGACGTTCCGGCGTCAATGGTGACTATTTCTCTTTCCTCGTGTCTTGCGTCTTCCTGTTCCCTTTTCGCCGACTAATGAGCCCGgatgagagaaaggtgacttcataTATTCATGTATATCATTCGCGCCTGTATAGTTTCGCATTCTACTTGCCCGTGACTAGAACCAAGATTTGTCTTGCGGATTTTCCGTGAGGCAGTCGAATAGCGTTCCCGTAAATGCTTTCCTCTTAAGAAGAAATTATATCCGCCCTGTCACCGTTCGCCTATTTCGCGTCCGTACTCGAGTGAAAATATTTTGCTCGATATCGCTCGATCCAGGTGGTCACAGACGAAATTTTACCAATGTTCACATTGGAGGAAACAGCGCGCTGACTCGCAATAGAAAGTTTCTTGGGGAAGAATATACACGTACAGAACAAATTGAAAAGAGAACTTCAAGATAGGCGAAATTTGGTGGTTCATGATTTTCGTGCGGCGGCGAATTCGCCCTGCAAACATCCCATCTGTTACCCTTTCCAATAAGGAACTTGTTTTTCTTAGCAGATAATCATTTGCGCATGCGGGGTGGTTTTGTGTGATCGTATAAAATTGTGCTCTGAAAAAATAAACCTTTGTTGGTAGTTAGCGCTTCGTGCGCCGTGTTGTCCTTTTTGCGGTCGTTCCGTCTGTGCTATACAACCCGAAAACTAAAAGAGAAAAATCGCCAAAAATAAAGGAACAGTACAGGCGCCACAGAGCCTTCCGAGTGCATCAGAAAGAGACGCCAAACATAAACCGCGGCATTTAAAAAGTAGAAAAGCAACACGTGGTGCCGACAACTAGGTTTTACTTGTATATGTATCCTGAACGCCCtctcgcttatatatatatatatatatatatatatatatatatatatatatatatatatatatatatatatatatatccttatgATTTAGCGTTCTTTTCTTCAATGTGGGTGTTCGCCAAGTAGCCCAAGTTTCCCTGCTACCGACGTACATGTGCTTCATACTTTAGAACAGAACTTTTCAGTAATAAGAAACTTATGCAATTATCTAAAGCTTATATCACATGATCAGCAAATATGGCAAACATCATCGCATTTATAAGCAAATATTGAGTAAATCAGCGTCCCTTTATCTTTCCATCAACTGGACCTGGTCGTTGTATTTTTTGTGTATTTACCCATGTAAATACTTCTTTTTCATTCTGGCCGTACATTCTTATATATAATGTAAGTCAGCTGTGCTTTCTCCTTTAAGCAAGTGTGTAGAAAGGCGAAGCTGAATCTGCAGGCAACGTTATTCTGTCGTCGACGTCGGAGTACGCGCGGCAGTGATGCTCTTTGTGTTGAGCATATTACGTTAAAAAAGAATACGTTTATTCACTCGATCTTTTTTCTCAGGTACAATCATTCTAATGCCCTTGTATTTGTTCTTCGCCCACGCAAGCAAACAGGCAGCAAGCTGCTCATTATTCGTGCTTTTCCAGAAGCTGTGTCTCGATCCGAAAGTTTCCGTTTATTTACTCACTTCCGCTCTCTCCAATCATATCAAGAGTTATTCCTTGTCTCTTTGGCCTTTTTGAGCATTGAAAACGAATTCCTGATGAGCACTGCCGAGataaaaattgcagcaaacgtTTCTAGGCAGCACTCTCACaaacactcacacgcacacacaacgcATCCATGCCCGCGAGTATAGCACACATGTTCAACACCGTTGCTCATCGGCCGTTTCTTTTGGCGAATTCGTGTCCGTGGATCGAGCGGTAGATTTCCACGTTTGCGCTGCCGCCGTGGTAAGGCACGTGCACGTGACTGTACGAGTCGACGTGCGCCTCGTCATCGTATGGGCCGTGTGTGTCGTACAGATGCAAGTTCTCCGCACTAGAGGCCAGCTGGCTCTTGAGCTTCTTGAGCAGGCTGCAGTTCTTGAGCATCTTTATCTTGCGGAACTTGCGCTGCTTCTTCGAGAGGCGCTCTATGACGTACGTGGGCCGGATGACCTCCCTGATGACCTGCACCTGGCGGGGCGGCTCGTGGAACTGCGTGACCGCGGCGAGAGGCTGCACAAGCGGCGCGGGCGCGGCCGTAGGAAGCACGGCTGGCACGGGTGGAGGTGGTGGCGGAGGGGCTACCTGTAACAGCTTGGTGTGTTGGTGCAAGACGTAGCTGACTTTATGCGGCAGTTCGTCCAGCTTGGTCGGCACCACGGCGTGGTGCACCAGCCGGGGCTGCAGTGGGACGGTGGTAACCGCGGGCCTCTGTTCCGGCACCAAAAACAGCGGCTGAACGGGCTGCGGGGGAGGCGGAGGGGGTGGCGCGGCCACCGCCGGTAGAGCCGCGGGTGGCGGCGCGTGTACCAGCAGCgaccgcggcggcggcgccgccaCAAAGCCTGACACGAAGaaagggtggtggtggtggtgcgtgAACACGGTCTGTGGCGGAGCCACCCTGGTGGGCACCAGCACCTGCGGCGGTGCCACCAGGCGTGGCTGCAGCACTGGCTGCACCAGCACCTGCGtgggtggcggcggtggcggtggtggcggcggctgtCTGGGCGCCGTCTGGATGACCACAGTCGAGTGTATTGGCGGCGGCAGGGGCCGCGGCTGCACCAGCAGAGGTTGCACCACGGGCCTCGGGGCCACCAGAGGCGCGGGCAGCACAAACGGCCTGTGCGCTATCGTGGTGTGCACGAACGCCGGCACCGCGTGCACAGTTGGATGCAGATGATGCAGATGATGCTTGAGAGCGAATAGCTTGTGACAGCTCGCCCCGGCCACCAGCAGGGCGACCACCAGGCACGAGATCGCACCCTGCAAAAAGCGCGGCTGTGCGTGACTGCGCCTAAAAAGGGTGGTCGTCCAACAGCGGAGTGCTCTGGCCGATTAAAAGTGCGGGGATAGAAAGGCGTACGCCTTGTCGCTACGATCTCTGAAAGTTCGCTGTGTCGTTTCAAACAAACAGTTTTGTATTTACGAGCGCCGTCTGTGCATTTAACACAATTATGATTCACAGAACCCAAACGGTGAGTGACATATTTCTTGCTACTTTCGTGATACTTGTGGTTTCACGCTGGTCGTGACAAGAGACGAGATATGGCGAGACGCCGTTCAGTTGGTCTCTCCTGTTTGTCTCACCACGTTTCATCATTAGCAATCACAAATTTTCTCTCTCTAAAGGCCCTTGTCGTTCACACATTGCATGTGACTAACGCAAAAGCCTACAACAGGCAGCATGCATAATAGACTGGAAACGAAAATATGTGTCTTGtcactctttttctcttttttttgttttgcctgGTTTATTCACATCGGTGGTGCTAGGAGTGATCAGATGAAATTGCTTCGTGCAttgttttgatgcgaaagcatcaaattgCCCATTAAGCGAAAAATCCTGCGTCTGTAGgagtgaaacggcacctaaattcccattgggcgcgacgccacgtcaccagcgcatCTTGACGGAGCAGTTACGGCAGCGCGACCCCGCGGGACGAAACGGGTTGTCGCCGGCAAAGCAGTCGCGTGACGCTCCCGTGCGGGTCCCGCCTACTGGCTCTTGAAAGCCTGCGCGCagtttgtatctctctctctctctctatcacccCCACTAGGCatagctgctgcgcgcgcctgccggccttggtggccgctgctgcttcctcggtttCGAGCACAGGACATCGGTGgaatgcggcgttggcaccgcaggctccTGCTTGCTGACTCGGGCAGCATGTGTACCGCcatggtacattactcgcagcgcaaaactcgaaggaccgttcagcggcgttcaataggacattaacgctttcgcattgacaactcgtaagaagtgcttaggtatcCTTTAATTTTTATATTGACTGGCTTTCGAGGAATTA
This Dermacentor albipictus isolate Rhodes 1998 colony chromosome 1, USDA_Dalb.pri_finalv2, whole genome shotgun sequence DNA region includes the following protein-coding sequences:
- the LOC139056368 gene encoding synaptic defective enhancer 1-like, which gives rise to MLIKGAISCLVVALLVAGASCHKLFALKHHLHHLHPTVHAVPAFVHTTIAHRPFVLPAPLVAPRPVVQPLLVQPRPLPPPIHSTVVIQTAPRQPPPPPPPPPPTQVLVQPVLQPRLVAPPQVLVPTRVAPPQTVFTHHHHHPFFVSGFVAAPPPRSLLVHAPPPAALPAVAAPPPPPPPQPVQPLFLVPEQRPAVTTVPLQPRLVHHAVVPTKLDELPHKVSYVLHQHTKLLQVAPPPPPPPVPAVLPTAAPAPLVQPLAAVTQFHEPPRQVQVIREVIRPTYVIERLSKKQRKFRKIKMLKNCSLLKKLKSQLASSAENLHLYDTHGPYDDEAHVDSYSHVHVPYHGGSANVEIYRSIHGHEFAKRNGR